Genomic window (Pectinophora gossypiella chromosome 5, ilPecGoss1.1, whole genome shotgun sequence):
tagtttttttaaattattttcaattctatacttttgcgatggaaaattccacttgatattaactcaaaataatcagctgagtcatccctctcagtattcgttacgatgtcacttacaccccatacaagtacatacagtagccatacaagtaggtatgggtgttagtgacactgtaacgaatactgaaggggatgattcagacaatgattctgagtcgatatcaagtggaatttcctgtcgaagaagtcatgaaaattttagaggttatttaaattattttccgttccatacttttgcgacggaaaattccacttgatatcaactcagaattatggcctgaatcatccctcaaagttttcgttacgatgtcactaacaacctgtataatatCAATACAAAATGGTCTACAATGTATTCCGTTTCTTTGTGCGATTTTTTTCACTGCACTTCACACTTTCACTATTGATCTGAATGAGGATACTAACCAACTTCATTATAGATACGCTGTTGAGATACGGTCACAAGAGAATGAGGAACTGCTCCGATTCTCAATCTATATATCctaaaaattgaattatttatacATTCTGTTGTAACATTGACCAGGGCACCGTTATCTTAGGACTGTTCAGCTGGCATAATGTTACGGGCAACATCTTAAGAATTTTGTAACTTTCAATCAACACAAGCATTGACTTTTCACCCGAGTGACGTTATTAGCAGGGACGATTTACGACCACAGGTCGCCGCGAAGAATTCGTTTCGCAATTTTGTGCCGTTAGGTAAAATAGAAACACGTAATAGAATTGTTATATAATCTATTGGAGGGAATTTATTGATGTGATGTATTATTTGTAACCAACATTAGTAGAATTATTCACATTCAGAATAACTAGACTATTTTTTGTTTATCCTGCGCCGAGAAGAGTGGCAGCGAGGGCGGCAGGGACTTCTCCGGGACCTTGCTCGACTTCTGGTTGGTAACCTTTGTCGTCGGCGACGTAGGTGACAGTGTAGACTATACCATCAGGGCTCACCCACGAGTAGCTTCCTTTTACTGCCAGATACTGGTCTTCGCGACCCTCATTCCGCAATTCTCCTTGTTCCTGGCGTTTGTTGCCGTCTGATTGCTCGAAACtggaaaattatttgatttttgaaCTGCACGTTATGAAGATTGATAGCGTGAAACATTTTTAATAGGAACCGTGTTGTTTTTAGGGACTAGTTTAagtctccttcttctatcgtgtgggttgcgaggtggattaccaatctcagcaaccctggtttcagggtaaTATTGAaccatgtaacgattactaacttagtaatcatcatcagtaagtagtaaccgggaccaacggcttaacgcgccttccgaagcacggtttaAGTTTATACCATATTAAAGTAACTACCGGATTACTTAGTATTTTAAGTCCATATTTTATGATAAGGGAGTAAattggtaaaaaatattttttacctagCGCCATTTTGTCCATCGAttgttatttacaatacaaCAGCTTTACAATAATGTGCTGTGGATATTCGTGCATGAAAATTGTTTTACAAATGACAacaagataatataaaaaaaaactaatattttaattaatatgacatactaaaaaaatactgtagGTATATAAACAATCGCAGTAGAACTGAAGAAAATTAATACAGTCAGTGCATTTACACGCCTATATATAATATGCCTATATATATATGCCTATATTAGGGCACTGTTAGGGCCATCATGTATAATAGTTATGTTAATAAGTTTTGTGGGGATAACGGTTGCTTATTCTTGCAAACAATATCGCGCAAGTCATACTATAAACTGTTATGACTTGCGAGGTGCTGTTTGCTCacctttgttttttgacgtgacttattgtagatttgccgcagatgccataactacttgggcggaaaGTTTGCTTACCAACGTCACACGAGTATTAAGGCAGTGCCTGTATACATATTCGTAGGGTTACTCAAGAGAGTAATATGTATGcatataataaagtatattaatataatatggtTACCCTCTGGTGTAaccctatgtatgtatgtgtggagAGGGTAGGGTGGCGGGAGGGCACAGTAACTATTAGTACTACTCAGAGGTGGACAGGAATCTTAGTAaagttttgaaatagactactctgggcgccaccaCACccgcgtcaaacagagtactgaggggcggaaggcaagagggaaaacactttttccctaaaaagtagcatggagaatgctacaccgacaagagcgtgacgcTTGAAATAATGATAATGAGGGTTACCCGAAGCTGTATGAACCGACTCCGGAGTTTTCGTTGAAATATCGGAGGACCTGTACAGTGCTGTAATCAGAGTAGTAGTTGCCTCTTCGTTGAGGAGCAGCTGCTACCAACGCCACCAGACACAGAACTATTATAGCCTGTAAAAGAAAAGTCAAAAAGTCGAAGAGAAGTTGAAACacataacaaaataatttcaaatacagCACATAATTTTTGTCCAAGAAATAGAGTACAGTTTAAGAAGCCGTAATCAGAACGGGTCAAGGTAATCCTGCAATGTAAGAAATGGTCAAATATAACTTAGAATTTTCTATTATTCGTCTAATTTACTACAACTAATTGTATCCCATATATTATGTAATCTTTCCAAAATGATGAACTACATCTTTGCGCAACGGACTGATCATCTTTCACCATATGGTACATTGCattattttatatcaattttggAACTGCATAACAGAAGCGGCAGTCATTTTTGTCTTTCGATTACTtttgctctgcccaccccattagtagtaaccgggtgtgtttatatattatgtggttaatttaatctaatttctaaggattattttttatgttgttgACAGGGCTTTTCTTTTACAAATGACTCTAcattatcataacataaacagcctgtatatttcccactgctgggcacacgcgtCCCCACTATCAACCGAAAGAAGCATGGAACTTTTCCACGCTTCTCCGCTGCGGGTTATTCGAAGTATTGAAGTGGCCATGAAAGTCTAACGTACTCTTCGAAGCACAGAGTCATCTACAGTGAGACATAGAAAAAGGAATAACAATACGGTACTGACCAATTTCATGGCGAGGTGATTGTTGAAGCTGTCTCTGATTAGTAGGAAATGATGCAGGTTTCTTTTATTCTTACTTTATATGCGGCTGTGAAGATTATTTTACTATGGCTATATTCGAAGTCTGAAAGCTTAACCTATGCCATTACAAAAATGTGAAGGCTAGTTACCCCAGTTTTTCCAGTTCATTAGGTCACTATATGACCTATATCGAAAATGTCAActgcatataaaatttatttttttcttaaaatatacctaccagTGATAGACTATGCTGATAAACCGTGCGATTGTTATAATGCTTAGGGGTGGTGGAGGACGGCGGCCATTCATAATCTCCCTCCCTTCGTCTGTTGCTCACCTGTACCCACCCGCCCCTTAATTTGGTACCCCAGAGtaaatattatgattttattatatgttagtttaaaaataactttgcGTCTCCGCGTCTCAGGGGTGGCACAAGAATCTCCTTGTCCTCCTATTTTTGATATACACGACCTAATGAACTGGAAAAACTGCGGTAGTAGTATGTAGGGTAGCTCAACCCTTTTCTTAACGGTCCATATTTTGTAACTAGAATAATAAATTCAGGACTCGAGCAATAACATggagtaaattaaaaaagttttttttaataagaatcACGATAGAAGTTTATTATGGCAACTGTGAGACTCATAGTAATCGGAAACCAGGGTAGAAAATTGAACTTTCTATGATgctaattaaatgtcaaaatagaGTTCCTTTAAATAGATTTCTACTGTAGATGAAATCTTCATGTATTCTGTAGATACTTAGTACGAAAATAGCAAAAACCAGGAAGTGATGCACTCTTCATAATAAATTTTGCCGTCAAGGAAAACCACTAacattaaaaatctaaaaatcattaaagatcataaaatatattcataatatatttatatttaatgcaAAGTGGCCGTTCAGAATGATTTTATTGTACCTACAtagttgtaatattttttgtaaaagataCTCGAGACAGTAATTTAATGAACTTATATCTGATTTCTAGGATATGAAGATCAACTCATGTATACGCACAACATTATATTAGCACATTATTATGTAGTATGTATCTCAATATCCAACTGGAACAAATAATATCAAAGAggatagtaggtacctattagctTTCAAAATGTTGCCATATCCAAGAGATGCCACAGATTCATTAGGCTATTTCAATGAGTCAATTCAACACCATCAATTGAAGGTAATCGTAGTATTTTATGGCAAAGTGATAATTCTCAAAGTAATTACGTTTGAAAATCTTATATGAAACGCATTGAATTGACTCATCAAAATTCTATACAATTTCTTGATGACTTAAAAACTTGTCATTACACCGTTTCTCAGGTTTgggttttaatttagtt
Coding sequences:
- the LOC126366792 gene encoding endocuticle structural glycoprotein ABD-5-like, translated to MKLAIIVLCLVALVAAAPQRRGNYYSDYSTVQVLRYFNENSGVGSYSFGFEQSDGNKRQEQGELRNEGREDQYLAVKGSYSWVSPDGIVYTVTYVADDKGYQPEVEQGPGEVPAALAATLLGAG